In Deltaproteobacteria bacterium, the sequence TCTCCGTGTCGCCCAGGAGGGAGGCCGCCTTTCCCCTGAGGAACAAGCACTCCTCCAGGTGTTCGGTATCTGGATACTCGAGGGCGAGAATCTCAAAATTGGTAATAGCATCCTTGTACTTTCCCTCATAGAAATAACACCGGGAGATCTTGTACAATGCATTTTCTCGCTGGGCGGGAACATTCAGGAGGTTGAAGAAATAGGGAAGGGCCTCCTTGTATTCCCCCTTGTGGAAGTGGACCTCTGCCAGCAGGAGTTGGGGCAGGGTCTTTTCCCGCCGTTCTGTGGGAAGCCTGAGCAGCCGGTGGGCAATCCGTGTCATGCCGTCAAAATCCCCGAGGTTCAAAAGACACCAGCCCAGATTGACAAGGGCGGAGGCGGCCAACTCGCTCTCTGGAAACTCCTTCAGGATTTGACTGAACACCTGTTTTGCTTTCTTATAGTTCCTCTGTTCCAGGTAAATTTCTCCTATTTCGGAAAGAGCGTAGGGATAGGGTTCGGAATTCTGGAACTTCTTGACCAGCATCCGAAAGGACTCGAGGGCCTCCTTTCTACGGTCTGTCTTCAACTGACAATATCCGACCTTGTACAGGGCCAGGGGAGCACGGGGATCACGGGAATGGGTGCTGTAGAAATCCAATAGGTAGGGAAGGGCCAACTGGAATTGGCCCAGTTTGAGCCTGTTCTCCGCAAGGCTGTAGAGGGCGTCTCTACGTAAAGGGGCAGGGAGCTCCTGGGAGGAAAAAATCGCCTCTCTCAGCAGGCGAACCGCCTGGTTGTAGTTGCCCCACTGGCTGTAAATCAGGCCGCGGTAATACTGCTCCTGGGACCTGTACCGGCCGCCGGGATATTTCCGGACCCCTCGACTGAGGTAATCTTCCGCCTCTGCCAGGGCACCATTCCTGAACGCGATCAAGCCGAGAGCAAAAAGGGCTTTTTCCAGGAAGGGGCCTTCAGGCTTCCCGGTAATGAATCTCAGATAATAGGCCTTGGCCTCGTCCCAACGGTCGAGTTGAACACATGATTCGGCGAGCCAAAACAGGCCGTAGTTCCTTTCTGCGGTAGTCAAGCGATCGTCGTCTATAAAGGCGAGAAAGGTTTCACGGGCCTTGGAGAAATTGCCTTGGAGGAAATAGGTTCTCCCCAACAGGTAAAGCAGATCCAGTCTCTGAGGACTCTCGGGAAATTCTTTGAAGAAAGTATGGATTTGGCTTTGGACAAGAGGATAAAGCCCGTCCTGATAAGCCCCCACCGCCAGCTTCACCATCTCTTGCTGTGACCGGGTTTCGGCATAGGAGAGGTTGCCCAGTGGGGAGAGAGTCGCCGACAGGACGATTACCGCCGGAATGAGGACCCGCCGCATGCAAACAATCATAGGCGATCCATTTCTTGAGTGCGTGTGATTAGCTCCTGAGCCTCCAGGAGGTCTTGCCTCGTGTTGACGTTGAGGAAAGAGAGCAACAGCGGGTCGTAGCGGCGGATCTCCCCTTCAGAGACATACACCACGGTGACATCCCCGAAAAAATCGACGATCTTCAAATCACCTTCTGCGAGGAGCTTCTCCATAGGCAGGAGGCACCTTCTAGAGTATATGGCATGCAATGGCTGGAGGCCGTCGGGCGTCCTCGGAATGATCACGTCTCCCTCGT encodes:
- a CDS encoding tetratricopeptide repeat protein, whose amino-acid sequence is MIVCMRRVLIPAVIVLSATLSPLGNLSYAETRSQQEMVKLAVGAYQDGLYPLVQSQIHTFFKEFPESPQRLDLLYLLGRTYFLQGNFSKARETFLAFIDDDRLTTAERNYGLFWLAESCVQLDRWDEAKAYYLRFITGKPEGPFLEKALFALGLIAFRNGALAEAEDYLSRGVRKYPGGRYRSQEQYYRGLIYSQWGNYNQAVRLLREAIFSSQELPAPLRRDALYSLAENRLKLGQFQLALPYLLDFYSTHSRDPRAPLALYKVGYCQLKTDRRKEALESFRMLVKKFQNSEPYPYALSEIGEIYLEQRNYKKAKQVFSQILKEFPESELAASALVNLGWCLLNLGDFDGMTRIAHRLLRLPTERREKTLPQLLLAEVHFHKGEYKEALPYFFNLLNVPAQRENALYKISRCYFYEGKYKDAITNFEILALEYPDTEHLEECLFLRGKAASLLGDTEKAIASFTAILDKKGNGSWRVGALYELAKIYYERKDVREAEKLFSTIVCTVPKTPTAVLASYYLGIISFKEKRYADALPYLEDALQSKNPAIRAECHYRMGEIYLQRRSYTLSRHHFQRIIDTLADQKGWLELAIFEMGRVHLALGDSEKATRAFQEVLNVSKDPDLRMASEQMLGYIGRSKAKPS